The DNA segment GACTGTGAAGTCGGTGGTGTAGACGGCGGCGCAGTTGGCGGTGTGGGTGACTGTGAAGTCGGTGGTGTAGACGGCGGCGCAGTTGGCGGTGTGGGTGACTGTGAAGTCGGTGGTGTAGACGGCGGTGTGGTTGGTGGTGGCGCTGGGGTAGTAGGGGGTGGGGTGACAATATAGGGGGGCATGACGCTCATCCTACCGTTAGAGCCAGTAGTACCAGACCCAGATGTTAGCGGCTGAGGTGTTGGTGGCTGAGGTATGGAACCCAGGTGAATAGAGAAATCAGGATCGACGCGGATCGTAATGCCTAACTCACGACAAAATTCAGCGATCGCTACGAATGCAGAGTTCTCCATAATAATGCCCTGCATGAACGGACGAGCAGGAGTCTGAGGAGAGTCGATCGGGTTGCCCTGAGCATCTTCTGGCCGATTCAAGAATATCGGCACTATGGCATAGCCCGATACCGGTTGTGCATCTTCAAGATAGTTGGCCTGAAGGCGATTACTAATGACATTCAGATACCGCCCTCTGCCATTCCAGGTCAAGCGAAAACCATAGGCAGTTGCCAAGTTTGCCAATTTCACATAGCAGCGGTTGTCGGCTAACAGGTAACCCTTACTTAAAAAAGTGGTTTCACCCAAGTAGATGTCACAAAGGCGCAAAATATCCGATGGTCTAGCGGGTGCTGCTGGTGCAGGAGCAGGTGTCGGTGGTGGCGGTGGCGGCTCAGATACACCTAGATAAATTGACAAGTCTGAGGCAACTCGAATGGCGATACCCAATTCCTGACAAAAGTCTGCCAAGCTCACCCAAAGAGCATTATCAATCACTAGACCTTGCATGAAGGGACGAGTCAATACCTGAGAGTCAACGATAGCAACCCCTGAAGCATCCTCTGGGCGATTTAGATATATATCAACAGATGGAAACCCTAAAAATATCGGTGCAGCCGCTAGATACTTCACTTGGTACTGCGTTGTTTTCAGGTTGGCATAGCCCTTAGCTGCACTCCACGTCGTGGTAATGCCATAGGCTGCCGTTAGGGTGGACAACTGGGCATAGGCGCGATTATCTGTCAGGATCCAAGCCCTGCCAGCAATGCGGTTATTAATATAGAGGTTAACGTCACGCAGTCTGGGGGATCGTCTTGCGTCAATGGCTGCCTGCTGTAAATATTGCCGAATCATATCTCGTAACCGAAAACCCCCTTCACCAGGACGATCTGAGGGACTCAGTTGCCACAAGCCCCATCGCTCTTGGTAACCTGTGGGCCAATCATCAAACCAAGCCGTGGGGCCAAAGTTTTCATGAGGTAACCCCAGCAACCGAGCGCGGCGACTGTATTCCTCTGCTTGAACTGTAGAGGTGGGCTTACTCCACCCAGACACTTGTCGAGCTGCCTCTAAGGGAAAGTCTCGATTAGCAGCGGCTTCTGCTTGGGTCAAGATGCGTTGGATAGAAACATGTTCCGGTGTCCACCCTAGGCGATAGGCAAGGTTAGCAACTTCTCGACAGAGGCTATCAATTTGCTCACGTCTAGGGGGATAGCTTGACCAGCCATCACCACCCATGCAAGCCAGACAGAGACTAACGGCATGACTATTGCGACCGTGGGTATGACCATGAAGTGGCTGGTCATATCCAGCTAGGCGACGCACTGCACCATTACCTTGCACAACAGTATGATAAGTACCCGGAGATGCCCAGTTGTAGTCGGTTGCAGACCAATGGAGATAGATCTTGGTAATGGGTTGCGCCATATCGTAACTCTGACCTTTGGCTAGATTGGCAATTTTTCAATGCCTTTGTTAGATCCAATAACTACCATAACTGAGCCTTTTTGGAGTCGGCGGCTTGGTTCTGGGTTCACCTCAACATGGCCATCGTTAACGATCGCTAATAGGTTTAAGCCATAACGGTTGCGTAGTTGTAGTTCTGCAATTGTCCGATGATCAAACTCGGCGGGGGTGATCACTTCCACAATACTATGGTCAGGATCCAACTCGAAGCGATCAAGAATTCCTGGTTTCGTCAACGATCGAGCCAACGTGCAGCCCATTTCATGCTCTGGAAACACCACATGGTCAGCCCCAACCTTCTTTAAGAGCTTTTCATGAATTTCTGAGGAAGCCTTGGCAACCACATTAGGAACGCCAGCCTCTTTCAAGTTCATGGTGGTAATGACACTGGCTTCTACATAATTGCCAATGCTCACAATCACCGTATCAAAATCCGTGATACCTGCTTCTTTTAAGGCAACCAATTGTGTTGAGTCGATTTGAACAGCATGAGACGCAATATGGTCAGCTAGCACTTGTGCAACCCGCGTTTCTTCTGAGTCGGCAGCCAATACTTCGTACCCCGTATGATGCAAGGTGCTGCATACAGCCCTGCCAAAACGACCTAAACCAATGACAGCAAATTGTCGATTTCCTTCTCGCAGATGTCGAAAGAAGCTTAGGGAGGCTAAGTTCATAACGTAGGGATAAGACAAAACAACGGAACCGAAGGTATAGCTAGGATAGGATTGTCAGTCTATGGTTCAACCATGAACCTGAATCTCTACGTCAGGCTACGCTGTTAATCATAGAGCATCCTGATACCCTACGTTTTGTCAAGGTTTTAGCAGACATGTTGTCTTGCAAACTATTCTTTAGGATTGTTATAAACCAGCGATCGGTTGCCCTGCTCGATCGTAAACCACCACATCCCACTGGCCATTGACACTAGACTCGAAGGCAATACGACGACCATCAGCGCTAATGGATGGGTTACGAACAGCCGCCCGTAGGCTTGCCGTCAGATTACGCAATTGTCGGGTATTGCGATTATAGAGATAGATGCCAGATATGCCCTGACGGATGCCTGTAAACACAATGAACTGTCCATCAGCAGAAATTGAAGGCTGAGACGCGATAAAGT comes from the Cyanobacteriota bacterium genome and includes:
- a CDS encoding TrkA family potassium uptake protein, which translates into the protein MNLASLSFFRHLREGNRQFAVIGLGRFGRAVCSTLHHTGYEVLAADSEETRVAQVLADHIASHAVQIDSTQLVALKEAGITDFDTVIVSIGNYVEASVITTMNLKEAGVPNVVAKASSEIHEKLLKKVGADHVVFPEHEMGCTLARSLTKPGILDRFELDPDHSIVEVITPAEFDHRTIAELQLRNRYGLNLLAIVNDGHVEVNPEPSRRLQKGSVMVVIGSNKGIEKLPI
- a CDS encoding N-acetylmuramoyl-L-alanine amidase is translated as MAQPITKIYLHWSATDYNWASPGTYHTVVQGNGAVRRLAGYDQPLHGHTHGRNSHAVSLCLACMGGDGWSSYPPRREQIDSLCREVANLAYRLGWTPEHVSIQRILTQAEAAANRDFPLEAARQVSGWSKPTSTVQAEEYSRRARLLGLPHENFGPTAWFDDWPTGYQERWGLWQLSPSDRPGEGGFRLRDMIRQYLQQAAIDARRSPRLRDVNLYINNRIAGRAWILTDNRAYAQLSTLTAAYGITTTWSAAKGYANLKTTQYQVKYLAAAPIFLGFPSVDIYLNRPEDASGVAIVDSQVLTRPFMQGLVIDNALWVSLADFCQELGIAIRVASDLSIYLGVSEPPPPPPTPAPAPAAPARPSDILRLCDIYLGETTFLSKGYLLADNRCYVKLANLATAYGFRLTWNGRGRYLNVISNRLQANYLEDAQPVSGYAIVPIFLNRPEDAQGNPIDSPQTPARPFMQGIIMENSAFVAIAEFCRELGITIRVDPDFSIHLGSIPQPPTPQPLTSGSGTTGSNGRMSVMPPYIVTPPPTTPAPPPTTPPSTPPTSQSPTPPTAPPSTPPTSQSPTPPTAPPSTPPTSQS
- a CDS encoding Tol biopolymer transporter periplasmic protein, coding for MKQIPLLALLTICLGGCVTPARLLTFPFDPGGRSLNSTYADQSPQMAGRYLIFVSDRRGSQDIYLYDLTTQRLIDLPGLNAPDFIASQPSISADGQFIVFTGIRQGISGIYLYNRNTRQLRNLTASLRAAVRNPSISADGRRIAFESSVNGQWDVVVYDRAGQPIAGL